In Roseibium algicola, the DNA window AGAACTTGCGGACGGCTTCCTTGTCGTCAAAGGCAAAGTCGGTGCAGGCGATCCGGTAGACGAGATCGAAGGTTTCCTGCTGGCGCTTGAGCGGCGCCGACACGTCGACATCGTCAAAGGCATCCTGCTGCAGGTAGACCATGTCGAGAAACAGTGCCTTCTGCTGAAGGATGAAATCGTCGGTCGAGACGCCCTCTTCGCCTGTCACCTGCATCATGCGGGTAATTTCGTCACCCTTGCGCAGGAGTTCAATCATCTCCGAAACGCGGGGAACCCAGTCCGGGCCGATATTGTTCTGGTACCAGTCGTTGAGCTGAATGTGATACCGAGACCAGGACAGCAGCGGGTCGACCGCCGGATAGAAGCGCTTGTAGGCCCGTTCGGACGAGAGGCCCAGGAAGGTCTTGACCGTGCCGAGGGTCGACTGGGTGACCGGTTCCTCAAAATTGCCGCCGGCCGGAGACACCGTGCCGATCATGGTGAGACTGCCGGTCTCGCCGCTGGCGGTCCGCAACACGCCAGCGCGTTCGTAGATGCCCTTGATGGCGCTGTCGAGATAGGCGGGAAACGCTTCCTCTCCCGGAATTTCCTCCAGCCGGCCGGAGGTCTCACGCATGGCCTGGGCCCAGCGGGAAGTACTGTCGGCGATCAAGAGCACGTCATAGCCCATCTGCCGATAATATTCGCCAAGGGTAATGCCGGTGTAGATCGAGGCCTCGCGCGCCGCCACAGGCATTGAAGACGTGTTGCAGATGATGACCGTACGATCCATGAGCGTGCCATCTCCGGAGGGGTCCGGCTGGTGCGGGAACTCGGTGATCGTTTCGACCACCTCGCCGGCACGCTCGCCGCAGGCAACCACGATCACGATATTGACCGCCGAGAAACGCGAAATCAGCGATTGCAGCACCGTCTTGCCCGCGCCGAAGGGACCCGGAATGCAGCCCATACCGCCACGGGCGATGGGAAAGAACGTGTCGATCAGGCGCAAGGTGGTGATCAGCGGCTCGCTTGGATAAAGCCGCTCGCTCTGACCGGCCTTGACCAGCCCTTCCGGGATCGCCCGGCGAACCGGCCAATGCTGGACCATGGTCAGGTCGCGGGTTTCGCCACGATCGTTCTTGAGCGTTGCCACCACCTCGTTGATGGTGAACGTACCTTCGCGTATCCGGTCCACTGTCCAGGAACCCGTCGTGACGAAGGGAACCATGATCCGGTGCTCGAACCTGCCTTCCGGAACCGTGCCGAGCGTTTCCCCGGCTTTGACCACATCACCGGATTTCACCTTGGGTTCAAACGACCATTTGCGGTTCTGGTCGAGAGCGTTGGTGAGCACCCCGCGCGGCAGGAAGAAGCCGTGCTCGGCCGCAATATCGGCCAGCGGGTTCTGCAAGCCGTCAAAAACCGTGCTGAGCAGGCCCGGCCCGAGAGCAACCGACAGCATCTCGCCGCTCTGGATTACCTTGTCACCGACACGCACGCCCGCAGTGCTTTCGAACACCTGTGCTTCAGCGGACTTTCCGCGCACGCGCAGCACTTCGGCCTTCAGGTATTCCCGCGGCTTGCCATCACGTTCGGGACCATGGGGGATAATATAGACCACCTCGTTCTTGATGAGAGGGGCAGAGCCGAGCGGCGACAGTGTGACGAGATCGTCCTGCACGGCGACGATTTCCGCGGTCGGTTCGGGCAACTGAACATGGCTCGTCATGAAGGGGCTCCCTCAAGGGCAGAAGTGAAGTCTGAGAAAAGGTCCGGCCGGCCGGCTTGACTGCCGCCGTCCGTCTTGCCGCCAAGGGCTGACGCCACGAGCGTGGCCAGCCGGGCACGTGCATCGGCCTCGTTGTAGCGTGACCAGCGTTCCACGATCACCCAGCGCAGCACGTAGATCGCAACGGCCTCGAAATCGAATTCATGCAGGTTGCCGTAATGGCCCATCTGCCGGAAGACCTGGGTGAGGACAAGACGTTCCATGGCGATGTGATCGCCCGCCCGCATCAGTTGGTGAGCCTCGCCCACCCACGGCATGAAATGGCCGAGACCGAAGGCCGGGTCGCTCCAGTTGGCCTTGACCTGTGCGCACCAGCGGCCGAAGCCCCAGTTTTCGATATCTCCGGCGCTTTCCTGTCCATCCCGGCGTCGGCGCAGCGCTGCAATCAGCGTCCGCGTTTCCATGCGTGCCCCGACAAGATGTTGCAGATCCGGATAGGCAGCCAGATCGGCAAGAACCTTGTTTGCCCGCCGGATCACATCGATGTCGCGATCATAACCGGCAACACCGGCCCAGGCCGTCACCTCTACCATCTCGCGCAGCAGGCTCGCATGCGCGGGCTCCAGCATTGACAGCCGCTGCTTCAACCGGAACCCCGAGATCGGCACGTCCTTGCGCGAGAACAGCTTGCCAAGATGGGGCAGGCTGGACACCAGCGCGATAT includes these proteins:
- a CDS encoding V-type ATP synthase subunit A, giving the protein MTSHVQLPEPTAEIVAVQDDLVTLSPLGSAPLIKNEVVYIIPHGPERDGKPREYLKAEVLRVRGKSAEAQVFESTAGVRVGDKVIQSGEMLSVALGPGLLSTVFDGLQNPLADIAAEHGFFLPRGVLTNALDQNRKWSFEPKVKSGDVVKAGETLGTVPEGRFEHRIMVPFVTTGSWTVDRIREGTFTINEVVATLKNDRGETRDLTMVQHWPVRRAIPEGLVKAGQSERLYPSEPLITTLRLIDTFFPIARGGMGCIPGPFGAGKTVLQSLISRFSAVNIVIVVACGERAGEVVETITEFPHQPDPSGDGTLMDRTVIICNTSSMPVAAREASIYTGITLGEYYRQMGYDVLLIADSTSRWAQAMRETSGRLEEIPGEEAFPAYLDSAIKGIYERAGVLRTASGETGSLTMIGTVSPAGGNFEEPVTQSTLGTVKTFLGLSSERAYKRFYPAVDPLLSWSRYHIQLNDWYQNNIGPDWVPRVSEMIELLRKGDEITRMMQVTGEEGVSTDDFILQQKALFLDMVYLQQDAFDDVDVSAPLKRQQETFDLVYRIACTDFAFDDKEAVRKFFTEQTSLFKNLNYAADGSPDRKELLEKIKANVSAAPTHVTG